From a single Granulicella aggregans genomic region:
- a CDS encoding M23 family metallopeptidase has protein sequence MNLLKKRHYILFVSTDDKGAVTKVPVPMHYAYIFVAAAVIGLFTVTGLAGSYSRMLVKMSYFNQVRKDRDLARADNAHLTEALHQKEVQTASLGSLATEVSALYGFTASKLSQVHLGGRAGKSAGNTAANLVATAPLAAAASDSSLTDESYFKSLDTFYALRTSAMSGSAARELTGSTFGHISLLGDPDSGIVGDSFDSPGGIPSLWPVMGPISSSFGQREDPVLGNGDGEFHKGLDISAPSGTPVRATADGTVKLAGMVNGYGREVIIDHGHGLETCYGHLSAFAAMPGETVVRGQVIGYVGHSGRVTGNNLHYEVRIRNTPVNPHKYLRETMAEVGSLPPAGN, from the coding sequence TCCTGTTTGTCAGTACGGACGATAAAGGGGCGGTCACCAAAGTTCCCGTTCCGATGCACTATGCCTATATCTTCGTGGCGGCGGCGGTGATCGGCCTGTTCACGGTGACGGGTCTGGCAGGATCGTACTCCCGGATGCTGGTCAAGATGTCGTACTTCAACCAGGTGCGGAAGGACCGCGACCTCGCGCGTGCTGATAACGCCCATCTAACCGAGGCGCTGCATCAGAAGGAAGTTCAGACTGCATCGCTGGGATCGCTGGCGACGGAAGTCTCTGCTCTGTATGGATTTACCGCAAGCAAGCTCTCCCAGGTCCACCTCGGCGGACGGGCCGGCAAGTCCGCCGGCAACACTGCGGCGAATCTCGTCGCCACTGCGCCGCTCGCTGCCGCTGCTTCAGATTCCTCTTTGACCGACGAGAGCTACTTCAAGTCGCTCGATACCTTCTACGCCTTGCGCACCTCTGCCATGAGCGGCAGCGCTGCTCGCGAACTTACCGGAAGCACCTTCGGCCACATCTCGCTGCTCGGCGACCCCGACTCCGGCATCGTTGGCGACTCCTTCGACTCCCCAGGCGGCATCCCGTCGCTCTGGCCGGTGATGGGCCCCATCAGCTCCAGCTTCGGCCAGCGTGAAGACCCCGTCCTCGGCAACGGCGACGGTGAGTTCCACAAGGGCCTCGATATCTCCGCTCCGAGTGGCACCCCGGTCCGCGCCACCGCTGACGGCACCGTCAAACTCGCGGGCATGGTCAACGGCTATGGTCGCGAAGTCATCATCGACCACGGCCACGGCTTGGAGACCTGCTACGGCCACCTGTCCGCCTTCGCCGCCATGCCCGGCGAGACCGTCGTCCGTGGTCAGGTGATCGGCTACGTCGGCCACAGCGGCCGCGTCACCGGCAACAACCTGCACTACGAGGTCCGCATCCGCAACACTCCAGTCAATCCGCACAAGTATCTGCGCGAGACGATGGCTGAAGTCGGAAGCCTGCCCCCAGCTGGCAACTAG
- the kdsA gene encoding 3-deoxy-8-phosphooctulonate synthase, which translates to MSHTFEVSTPANKVSVGDGNLFLIAGPCVLESEPHARMLADAIQRITDDLKIPYIFKASYDKANRTSIHSFRGPGLIEGCRILRAIAKTTGVPVLTDVHTPDDCARVSDALGDSEIVLQIPAFLCRQTDLLIAAAKTGRPVNVKKGQFVAPNDMKHAVQKLRDSGNDKVFLTERGASFGYNNLVVDMRSLPIMRGFAPVVFDGTHSVQTPSAGNGVSGGQPEFIPVLARAAVAAGIDGIFLEVHNNPAEAKSDGANALKLDNLKPLLEQLLAIHAAIA; encoded by the coding sequence GTGAGCCACACCTTCGAAGTCTCCACCCCTGCAAACAAAGTCTCGGTCGGCGACGGCAATCTGTTCCTTATCGCTGGCCCTTGCGTCCTCGAGTCCGAGCCCCACGCCCGTATGCTGGCCGACGCCATCCAGCGCATCACCGACGACCTGAAGATCCCCTACATCTTCAAGGCCAGCTACGACAAGGCGAACCGCACCAGCATCCACAGCTTCCGCGGCCCCGGCCTGATCGAGGGCTGCCGCATCTTGCGCGCCATCGCCAAGACGACCGGCGTTCCCGTCCTGACCGACGTTCACACCCCGGACGACTGCGCCCGTGTCTCGGACGCCCTCGGCGACTCCGAGATCGTCCTCCAGATTCCCGCCTTCCTCTGCCGCCAAACCGATCTCCTCATCGCCGCCGCAAAGACCGGGCGGCCCGTGAACGTGAAGAAGGGCCAGTTCGTCGCTCCCAATGACATGAAGCACGCCGTGCAAAAGCTCCGCGACTCCGGCAATGACAAGGTCTTTCTGACCGAACGCGGTGCCAGCTTCGGCTACAACAACCTCGTCGTCGACATGCGCTCGCTGCCCATCATGCGCGGCTTCGCTCCGGTTGTCTTCGATGGCACCCACTCCGTGCAGACACCCTCCGCGGGAAACGGCGTGAGCGGTGGCCAGCCGGAGTTCATCCCCGTCCTTGCGCGCGCTGCCGTCGCCGCTGGCATCGACGGCATCTTCCTCGAGGTCCACAACAATCCGGCAGAGGCCAAGTCCGACGGAGCCAACGCGCTCAAGCTCGACAACCTCAAGCCGCTGCTGGAGCAGCTTCTCGCCATCCACGCCGCAATCGCCTAA
- a CDS encoding VOC family protein — protein sequence MSTSATPPIHPGTRIGHVHLKVANIDRSLAFYRDVLGFEVKHRFGDGAAFIAAGDYHHHIGLNTWESAGGPPPPPGTTGLYHLAILYPDRATLGNALQRLIDAGIALDGASDHGVSEALYLRDPDGNGVELYRDRPF from the coding sequence ATGAGCACGTCCGCAACTCCTCCTATCCATCCCGGCACCCGCATCGGCCACGTCCATCTGAAAGTCGCGAATATCGACCGCTCACTCGCCTTCTACCGCGACGTCCTGGGCTTTGAGGTGAAGCATCGTTTCGGCGACGGCGCCGCCTTCATCGCGGCGGGCGACTACCACCATCACATCGGCCTCAACACCTGGGAGAGCGCCGGCGGCCCGCCTCCCCCGCCTGGAACGACCGGCCTCTATCACCTTGCGATCCTCTACCCGGATCGCGCTACACTTGGCAACGCGCTGCAGCGTCTGATCGATGCGGGCATAGCGCTCGATGGTGCCTCCGACCACGGCGTCAGCGAAGCCCTCTATCTCCGCGACCCCGACGGCAATGGAGTGGAGCTCTATCGCGACCGCCCCTTTTAA
- a CDS encoding TPR domain-containing glycosyltransferase, translated as MIVKNGAASIARCLASVHGIADRITIGDTGSTDDTLQIARSFGANIVSVPWQDDFAAARNAVLEHATCDWILFLDADEMLDPAAATKIMSLIADPSVFGYDVTTWNYVLDAGFRASGEQARANPALTPETADYPAYFPSSNTRLFRRDPRIYFEHCVHETVADRIDTLHLPRRTADFVIHHFGYVEDAAVCRSQKENLYYSLALKKVLESPNSFEAILGAGIAELDHAKQAANALPYFEKAVALSPCHPGGWVYAGICLTRLGRYDEALKHIHRAINLEPANVLANSTLGDIYLQIADGKNARAAYERAIQLGDVSPLSQAKLGAAEVNLGHGESGMARLDAALRQSPGNAELYDIYATAAFLAGRPADACEAANQRLSMKGVTAFHFFLAATLHVHAHMRQEAEAILHAGIRRFPEDAEIRKMMTSLSA; from the coding sequence ATGATCGTGAAGAACGGCGCGGCCAGCATCGCCCGCTGCCTTGCGAGCGTGCATGGCATCGCTGATCGCATCACGATCGGCGACACCGGCTCAACGGATGACACGCTGCAAATTGCCCGCTCGTTTGGGGCAAATATCGTCTCAGTGCCCTGGCAGGATGACTTCGCCGCCGCCCGCAATGCCGTTCTCGAACACGCTACCTGCGACTGGATACTCTTTCTCGACGCTGACGAGATGCTCGACCCGGCAGCGGCTACAAAGATCATGTCGCTGATCGCCGACCCCAGTGTCTTTGGCTACGATGTGACGACCTGGAACTACGTCCTGGACGCTGGCTTCCGCGCAAGCGGCGAGCAAGCCAGAGCAAACCCGGCCCTGACGCCGGAGACCGCTGACTATCCCGCCTACTTTCCATCCAGCAACACTCGTCTCTTTCGCCGCGACCCCCGGATCTACTTTGAGCACTGCGTCCACGAGACCGTCGCCGATCGCATCGATACGCTCCATCTCCCTCGCCGGACAGCCGACTTCGTGATTCATCACTTCGGATACGTCGAAGACGCAGCGGTATGCCGCTCGCAGAAGGAAAATCTGTACTACAGCCTTGCGCTCAAGAAGGTCCTCGAATCCCCGAATAGCTTCGAAGCTATCTTGGGGGCGGGCATAGCGGAGCTCGATCATGCCAAACAAGCTGCGAACGCTCTCCCATACTTCGAAAAAGCTGTCGCTCTCAGTCCCTGCCACCCCGGTGGATGGGTCTATGCCGGCATCTGCCTGACCCGTCTCGGTCGCTACGATGAAGCACTCAAGCACATTCATCGCGCGATCAACCTGGAGCCTGCGAACGTGCTCGCGAACAGCACCCTGGGAGACATTTATCTTCAGATTGCTGATGGCAAAAACGCTCGCGCAGCTTACGAACGCGCCATCCAACTCGGCGACGTGTCCCCGCTCTCACAGGCCAAGCTAGGAGCGGCGGAGGTGAACCTTGGCCATGGCGAATCCGGGATGGCCCGACTGGATGCTGCCCTTCGTCAGAGCCCCGGCAACGCCGAACTCTACGATATCTACGCGACGGCAGCCTTTCTTGCGGGCAGGCCTGCCGACGCTTGCGAGGCCGCCAACCAGCGGCTTTCCATGAAAGGCGTAACCGCTTTTCACTTTTTCCTGGCCGCCACACTACACGTGCATGCCCACATGCGCCAGGAGGCCGAGGCAATTCTTCATGCCGGTATACGGCGATTCCCAGAGGACGCCGAGATTCGGAAGATGATGACTTCGCTCAGCGCTTAG
- a CDS encoding DUF6979 family protein: MANKFGEAALIAARLEVPAQVTAAQRWDTAVRQLYPDKPYMQKKSAPKSAFLGLCEAGLVAGVAAGETSAANRNKGYAVKAVELLRAGTHKTIPALWTAVAEGDEAPHAAQLDVVMALWKNGLIVTA, encoded by the coding sequence ATGGCCAATAAGTTCGGCGAAGCGGCGTTGATCGCAGCGCGCCTTGAAGTTCCAGCGCAGGTGACCGCGGCACAACGTTGGGACACGGCAGTGCGGCAGTTGTATCCGGACAAGCCTTACATGCAGAAGAAGAGCGCGCCGAAGTCCGCCTTTCTTGGGCTATGCGAAGCGGGTCTGGTGGCGGGTGTTGCGGCTGGCGAAACCAGTGCTGCAAATAGGAACAAGGGGTACGCGGTGAAGGCGGTTGAGTTGCTGCGGGCAGGAACGCACAAGACGATTCCCGCGCTGTGGACTGCGGTGGCGGAAGGCGATGAAGCGCCGCACGCGGCACAGTTGGACGTCGTGATGGCGCTTTGGAAGAACGGGTTGATCGTTACGGCTTAG
- a CDS encoding ROK family protein, translated as MNVLVIDIGGTNIKVASTENKVPIKIPSGPHLTAKIMVDDVLAATRNWNYDCISIGYPGPVKDDAPTMEPHNLAPGWIDFDYAEAFRKPYIFMNDAAMQALGGYKGGRMLFLGTGTGLGSALIIDGKVISLELAHLPYKKGLTYEQYIGVAGLERRGKKRWRKSVLDIVARLQAAMVCDYVLLGGGNAKLMKELPQHVILGANSNAIDGGIAAWDGVKLSAAKKKLRQKAQPLKLL; from the coding sequence ATGAACGTTCTGGTCATCGACATTGGCGGCACAAACATCAAGGTTGCATCCACAGAGAACAAGGTCCCTATCAAGATCCCATCGGGCCCGCACCTCACCGCCAAGATCATGGTCGACGACGTTCTGGCCGCCACCCGCAACTGGAACTACGACTGCATTAGCATCGGCTATCCCGGGCCGGTGAAGGACGACGCCCCCACCATGGAGCCGCATAACCTCGCTCCGGGCTGGATCGACTTCGACTATGCCGAGGCCTTCAGGAAGCCGTACATCTTTATGAACGATGCGGCCATGCAGGCGCTGGGCGGATATAAGGGTGGTCGCATGCTCTTCCTCGGCACCGGTACCGGCCTGGGCTCTGCGCTTATCATCGATGGCAAGGTCATCTCGCTCGAACTTGCGCACCTGCCCTACAAGAAGGGCCTCACCTATGAGCAATACATCGGCGTAGCCGGTCTCGAACGCCGCGGCAAAAAGCGCTGGCGCAAGTCAGTGCTCGACATCGTTGCGCGGCTCCAGGCAGCCATGGTATGCGACTACGTTCTCCTCGGCGGTGGCAACGCGAAGCTGATGAAGGAACTTCCTCAGCACGTCATCCTTGGCGCGAACAGCAACGCCATTGACGGCGGCATCGCCGCCTGGGATGGCGTAAAGCTCTCTGCCGCGAAGAAGAAACTCAGGCAGAAGGCGCAGCCACTCAAGCTACTTTAG
- a CDS encoding DUF1641 domain-containing protein → MAAPLTFKPHPVDHKKELQKRLEAAPVEHGEALLVLWDLLQTAHDQGILDLLDGMVSAKDTIAITIAKYAKTPEGIAAIRNLLATVKLLGQLDPEVLDSLSGVLTTATQEHQAERQPPSLWQLFRRSTSADSRRGLSFMTLLLQGLGRSLK, encoded by the coding sequence ATGGCCGCACCACTTACGTTCAAGCCGCATCCGGTGGATCATAAGAAGGAGTTGCAGAAGCGCCTCGAAGCCGCTCCGGTTGAGCATGGAGAGGCACTGCTGGTGCTGTGGGACCTGCTCCAGACGGCGCATGACCAGGGCATTCTCGATCTGCTCGATGGCATGGTGTCGGCGAAGGACACGATTGCCATCACGATCGCGAAGTATGCGAAGACGCCCGAAGGCATCGCGGCGATACGCAATCTACTGGCGACGGTGAAGCTGTTGGGGCAGCTCGATCCAGAGGTGCTGGACAGCCTGAGCGGGGTGCTGACAACCGCGACTCAAGAGCACCAGGCAGAGCGCCAGCCACCTTCACTGTGGCAGCTCTTCCGGCGTTCCACCAGTGCGGACAGCCGGCGCGGGCTTTCGTTTATGACCTTGCTACTCCAGGGACTCGGGCGCTCACTAAAGTAG
- the fdhF gene encoding formate dehydrogenase subunit alpha, whose amino-acid sequence MMRLLNTPLPTETDTQLNLNGKSVPARTGELLVEALNRAAGEHGKKVPQVCYLPQMGPIQSCDTCMVSVNGALVRACATPVTGQMNVSTEGELVDIAQREAFDRILKNHMLYCTVCDNNNQNCTVHNTTAELDVKHQSRPYTPKPYEKDMSNPFYRYDPDQCILCGRCVEACQTVQVNETLTIDWASDNPRVLWDGGTQIEGSSCVSCGHCVTVCPCNALMEKSMLGHAGYLTNLPDEALHDMIDVVKGVEPPIGYGPILALSEMESEMRKERVKRTKTVCTYCAVGCSFEVWTRDRHILKIEPTHGPANGISTCVKGKFAWGHINSDDRLVHPLLRDGDHFREITWDEALDVIETKFKQVKRDHGPDALAFISSSKTTNEESYLMQKLARAVIGTNNVDNCARYCQNPATMGLQRTVGYGGDSGSISDIETAGLVFIVGANPAENHPVLATRIKRSHKFRGQRLIVADIRRHEMAERADIFFRPNPSTDSVWMNGVAKYILDHKLHKPEFIAKWVNHFDEFAKSLEPYTLEYTEKVTGVPQATLITVANEVAAADGVCILFAMGVTQHCGGSDTATALSNLLLLTGNYMRPGAGAYPLRGHNNVQGCSDFGSMPNVYSGYQKVDDEEVRAKFEAGWGVTLPTSTGKDNHQMIDAILDGSLKAMYIKGEDTVTSDSNAGYVASALAQLEFFVVQDINFSETCRYADLVLPAATSLEKDGTFTNTERRIQRIYKALEPLGESKPDWEIIQLIANRMGGNWKYTHPSQIMAEAASLTPLFAGVSYERLEGFNSLQWPVHADGTDTPLLFTDKFNFPDGKARFFPVTWIEPSEEVSSTYDLHLNNGRLLEHFEQGSMTRRTAGIHEITPNSFVEVSPELAEERGITSGRHVQLVSPYGRVRVQVLVSDRVQGKQLYMSLNSVDEPVNKLTSSHTDRQTHTPAFKETSVSMTVLPEQGENPLPRKNFRYGTRTPTMGVEIERKWARADYHIPGSKPADKLVQIASTHV is encoded by the coding sequence ATGATGCGCCTGCTGAATACCCCACTGCCTACCGAGACCGACACGCAACTGAATCTGAACGGCAAGTCTGTACCTGCCCGTACCGGCGAGCTTCTGGTAGAGGCGCTCAATCGCGCGGCGGGCGAGCACGGCAAGAAGGTTCCGCAGGTCTGCTACCTGCCGCAGATGGGCCCTATTCAAAGCTGCGACACGTGCATGGTCAGCGTGAACGGGGCTTTAGTGAGAGCTTGCGCCACGCCCGTAACGGGGCAGATGAACGTCTCGACCGAAGGCGAGCTGGTGGACATCGCGCAGCGCGAGGCGTTCGACCGCATCCTGAAGAACCACATGCTCTACTGCACGGTCTGCGACAACAACAACCAGAACTGCACCGTGCACAACACGACTGCGGAGCTGGATGTAAAGCACCAGTCGCGGCCGTACACGCCGAAGCCTTATGAGAAGGACATGTCGAACCCTTTCTACCGCTACGATCCCGACCAGTGCATTTTGTGCGGGCGTTGTGTGGAGGCCTGCCAGACAGTGCAGGTGAACGAGACGCTGACTATCGACTGGGCCTCGGACAATCCGCGCGTTCTGTGGGATGGTGGAACGCAGATCGAAGGTTCGAGTTGCGTCTCCTGCGGACACTGCGTGACCGTATGCCCGTGCAATGCGCTGATGGAGAAGTCGATGCTCGGCCATGCGGGATACCTGACAAATCTCCCCGACGAAGCGCTGCACGACATGATCGATGTGGTCAAAGGAGTTGAACCGCCTATCGGATATGGCCCGATCCTCGCTCTCTCCGAGATGGAGTCCGAGATGCGCAAAGAGCGCGTGAAACGGACGAAGACGGTCTGCACCTACTGCGCCGTTGGATGCAGCTTTGAGGTGTGGACGCGCGACCGGCACATCCTGAAGATTGAGCCGACGCATGGCCCGGCGAACGGCATCTCGACGTGCGTGAAGGGCAAGTTTGCGTGGGGGCACATTAACTCGGACGACCGGCTGGTGCATCCTCTGCTGCGCGATGGCGACCACTTCCGCGAGATCACCTGGGATGAAGCGCTCGACGTGATCGAGACGAAGTTCAAGCAGGTGAAGCGCGACCATGGGCCGGATGCGCTGGCGTTCATCTCTTCGTCGAAGACGACCAACGAAGAGAGCTACCTCATGCAGAAGCTGGCGCGGGCAGTGATCGGAACGAACAACGTCGACAACTGCGCACGCTACTGTCAGAACCCGGCGACGATGGGATTGCAGCGTACGGTGGGTTATGGCGGCGACTCGGGATCGATCTCGGATATTGAGACGGCGGGCCTTGTCTTTATCGTCGGCGCGAACCCGGCGGAGAACCATCCCGTGCTGGCCACGCGCATCAAGCGGTCGCATAAGTTCCGCGGGCAGCGGCTGATCGTCGCCGACATTCGCAGGCATGAGATGGCGGAGCGGGCAGACATCTTCTTCCGGCCGAATCCATCGACCGACTCGGTGTGGATGAACGGCGTGGCGAAGTACATCCTCGACCACAAGCTGCATAAGCCGGAGTTCATTGCGAAGTGGGTGAACCACTTCGACGAGTTCGCCAAGTCGCTGGAGCCGTACACGCTGGAGTACACGGAGAAAGTCACCGGCGTGCCCCAGGCGACCCTGATTACGGTGGCCAATGAAGTCGCTGCTGCGGACGGCGTCTGCATTCTCTTTGCGATGGGTGTGACCCAGCACTGCGGCGGGTCCGACACGGCCACGGCGCTCTCGAACCTGCTGCTGCTGACGGGCAACTACATGCGGCCTGGGGCCGGGGCGTATCCTCTGCGCGGGCATAACAATGTGCAGGGATGCAGCGACTTCGGATCGATGCCTAATGTCTACTCGGGCTATCAGAAGGTGGATGACGAAGAAGTTCGTGCGAAGTTCGAAGCAGGATGGGGAGTGACGCTACCGACATCGACGGGCAAGGACAACCACCAGATGATCGACGCGATCCTCGATGGGTCGTTGAAGGCGATGTACATCAAGGGCGAGGACACGGTCACGTCCGACTCGAACGCCGGTTATGTAGCAAGCGCGCTGGCGCAGCTCGAATTCTTCGTAGTGCAGGACATCAACTTCTCCGAGACCTGCCGCTACGCGGACCTGGTGCTGCCCGCGGCTACTTCGCTCGAAAAGGATGGTACCTTCACCAACACCGAACGCCGCATCCAGCGCATCTACAAGGCGCTTGAACCGCTTGGCGAATCGAAGCCGGACTGGGAGATCATTCAACTCATCGCCAACCGCATGGGCGGCAACTGGAAGTACACGCATCCGTCGCAGATCATGGCCGAGGCTGCCTCGCTGACTCCGCTGTTTGCGGGCGTGAGCTACGAGCGGCTGGAAGGCTTCAACAGCCTGCAGTGGCCGGTCCATGCCGATGGAACGGACACACCCCTCCTGTTTACCGATAAGTTCAACTTCCCCGATGGCAAGGCGCGGTTCTTCCCGGTCACGTGGATCGAGCCCTCGGAAGAGGTAAGTTCTACTTATGACCTTCACCTGAACAATGGGCGTCTTCTGGAGCACTTTGAGCAGGGTTCTATGACGCGGCGCACGGCTGGCATTCACGAGATCACGCCCAACAGCTTCGTCGAGGTTTCGCCGGAGCTTGCGGAGGAGCGCGGCATCACCAGCGGACGGCATGTCCAGCTAGTCTCTCCTTATGGACGGGTACGCGTGCAGGTCCTGGTGTCGGACCGAGTGCAGGGCAAACAGCTTTATATGTCGCTGAACTCGGTCGATGAGCCGGTGAATAAACTGACCAGCAGCCACACCGATCGCCAGACGCATACACCGGCGTTCAAGGAGACATCGGTCTCGATGACGGTATTGCCCGAACAAGGCGAGAATCCGCTGCCGCGCAAGAACTTCCGCTACGGCACGCGGACACCGACGATGGGCGTCGAGATTGAACGCAAGTGGGCGCGCGCCGACTACCACATACCGGGATCGAAGCCAGCGGACAAGCTGGTACAGATCGCTTCGACACACGTTTAG
- a CDS encoding CCA tRNA nucleotidyltransferase, which translates to MAPDPKAFCRGPEYRAALSVAGTIRSAGHQAYFAGGCVRDLLLGRIPKDFDVATSATPDEVMALFPKTKSVGAHFGVVLANAEAGEDALDIEIATFRNDGIYTDGRRPDAVRFSTDPKEDVVRRDFTINGMLLDPISFDETGDLDASVLDFVGGRADLNAKTVRAIGDPATRFAEDKLRMLRAVRFAARLEFEIDPPTLAAIRAQAASISKVSIERIAAELTMMLTEGHARRAFELLDECGLLAYVLPEATKLKGVEQPPQYHPEGDVWVHTLLLLEKLPAGVSPTLAWGALLHDIGKPATFTAPKPGVAGDRIRFNGHVEVGVRMAEVILHRLRFSNEDAEQIVALVKNHMRFGDILNMRQATLKRFLRMPKFEEHLELHRMDVLSSNGNLELYEFAKQHFHDDPEEAARPKPFVSGRDLIVAGYRPGVQFKEMLEFAEDAQLDGLVSTRAEALAILKERFGAPPQAFTTLTSA; encoded by the coding sequence ATGGCACCCGATCCAAAAGCATTTTGTAGAGGCCCTGAGTACAGGGCAGCCCTTTCCGTCGCCGGAACAATTCGTAGTGCCGGTCACCAGGCCTACTTCGCGGGCGGCTGCGTCCGCGACCTTCTGTTAGGCCGCATACCGAAGGACTTCGATGTGGCGACGAGCGCGACGCCGGATGAGGTAATGGCCCTTTTTCCGAAGACGAAGTCCGTCGGCGCTCACTTCGGCGTGGTCCTGGCGAATGCAGAAGCTGGGGAAGACGCTCTCGATATTGAAATTGCTACGTTCCGAAACGACGGCATCTACACCGATGGCCGACGGCCCGACGCGGTGCGGTTCTCGACCGACCCGAAGGAAGATGTCGTCCGGCGCGATTTCACGATCAACGGCATGTTGCTTGATCCCATCTCGTTCGACGAGACTGGCGATCTGGATGCGTCGGTGCTGGACTTTGTGGGTGGCCGTGCGGACCTCAATGCGAAGACTGTGCGGGCGATTGGAGATCCCGCGACCCGCTTCGCCGAAGACAAGCTGCGCATGCTGCGGGCGGTGCGATTTGCTGCGCGGCTGGAGTTTGAGATCGACCCTCCAACCTTGGCGGCGATCCGTGCCCAGGCGGCGAGCATAAGCAAGGTGAGCATCGAGAGGATCGCGGCGGAACTGACGATGATGTTGACCGAAGGCCATGCTCGCCGGGCGTTTGAGTTGCTGGATGAGTGCGGATTGTTGGCCTACGTTCTTCCGGAGGCTACTAAGCTGAAGGGTGTCGAACAGCCTCCGCAATATCACCCCGAGGGCGATGTCTGGGTGCATACGCTGCTGTTGCTGGAGAAGCTGCCTGCGGGAGTTTCGCCGACGCTGGCCTGGGGCGCACTGCTGCACGACATCGGCAAGCCGGCCACGTTTACCGCGCCGAAGCCCGGCGTCGCGGGCGACCGGATACGTTTCAACGGCCATGTTGAGGTAGGCGTTCGCATGGCCGAAGTCATCCTGCATCGGCTGCGCTTTTCGAACGAGGACGCCGAGCAGATCGTCGCGCTGGTGAAAAATCACATGCGTTTTGGTGACATTCTGAATATGCGGCAGGCGACGCTGAAACGCTTTTTGCGGATGCCAAAATTTGAAGAGCATCTTGAACTACACCGCATGGATGTCTTATCTTCAAACGGCAATCTGGAGTTGTATGAGTTCGCCAAACAGCACTTTCACGACGACCCGGAGGAGGCCGCCCGGCCCAAGCCGTTTGTCAGCGGGCGCGATCTGATCGTGGCTGGATACCGGCCCGGAGTGCAGTTCAAGGAGATGCTGGAGTTTGCCGAGGATGCGCAACTGGACGGCCTCGTGAGCACCCGCGCGGAGGCGCTTGCCATCTTAAAGGAGCGGTTTGGGGCTCCGCCGCAGGCATTTACGACACTCACTTCAGCGTGA
- the tsaD gene encoding tRNA (adenosine(37)-N6)-threonylcarbamoyltransferase complex transferase subunit TsaD — protein sequence MGTGLILGIESSCDETAAAVVRDGQRVLSNIVASQVELHGNYGGVVPELASREHLRNILPVVRQAMQEANVTYRDLDAIAVTEGPGLPGALLVGITFAKSLAFGLDKPLIGVNHLEGHIHAVVMQGAGRREKGELPLLALVVSGGHTHLYLASHDEQSWSYRNVGRTVDDAAGEAYDKVAKLLGLGYPGGPWMDALAAHGNPRAVTFNFGQITPRPSAVTPNKKAIAERSGPVFDFSFSGIKTAVLRYVETHAMKPSIEARRAALAENPGIKPSEAASLCDRQTLDLIASFQYAVVGNLMRQTFAAAEAFGAKHIVVSGGVAANRELRERFTAEAERRRLTVAFPSLALSTDNAAMIAAAAWPKFLAGRTSDDTLVATPQLKLG from the coding sequence ATGGGAACTGGGTTAATCCTCGGCATCGAAAGCTCCTGCGATGAGACGGCGGCGGCAGTTGTCCGCGACGGACAGCGTGTTCTATCGAACATAGTCGCCTCCCAGGTCGAACTCCATGGCAACTACGGCGGCGTCGTCCCCGAGCTCGCCTCCCGCGAACACCTGCGCAACATCCTCCCCGTCGTCCGCCAGGCGATGCAGGAGGCCAACGTCACCTACCGCGATCTCGACGCGATCGCGGTCACCGAGGGCCCGGGTCTCCCCGGGGCTCTCCTTGTCGGCATCACGTTTGCGAAGTCGCTCGCCTTTGGCCTGGACAAGCCGCTGATCGGCGTCAATCACCTTGAGGGGCACATCCATGCCGTGGTGATGCAGGGAGCGGGAAGAAGAGAGAAGGGAGAACTGCCCCTGCTCGCGCTCGTCGTCTCCGGTGGCCACACGCATCTCTATCTCGCGTCGCATGACGAACAGAGCTGGAGCTATCGCAACGTCGGTCGCACTGTCGACGACGCAGCCGGCGAGGCCTACGACAAGGTCGCGAAGCTCCTCGGCCTCGGATACCCCGGCGGCCCCTGGATGGACGCGCTCGCCGCACACGGCAACCCCCGCGCCGTCACCTTCAACTTCGGGCAGATCACGCCGCGGCCCAGTGCCGTTACGCCGAACAAGAAGGCCATCGCCGAGCGCTCCGGCCCGGTCTTCGACTTCTCCTTCAGCGGCATCAAGACCGCCGTCCTCCGCTACGTCGAAACCCACGCCATGAAGCCCTCCATCGAGGCTCGCCGCGCTGCTTTGGCAGAGAATCCGGGGATCAAACCTTCTGAAGCAGCCAGCCTCTGCGATCGGCAGACGCTCGACCTGATCGCGTCCTTCCAGTACGCCGTCGTCGGCAATCTGATGCGCCAAACCTTCGCCGCCGCCGAGGCCTTTGGCGCGAAGCACATCGTCGTCTCGGGCGGCGTCGCTGCCAACCGCGAACTCCGCGAGCGCTTTACCGCCGAGGCCGAACGCCGCAGGCTCACCGTCGCCTTCCCGTCCCTCGCCCTCTCAACCGACAACGCCGCCATGATCGCCGCCGCCGCGTGGCCGAAGTTCCTCGCTGGCAGAACTTCGGACGACACACTCGTCGCCACCCCACAGCTAAAATTAGGCTGA